In a single window of the Kiloniellales bacterium genome:
- a CDS encoding ComEC/Rec2 family competence protein, whose translation MAEVAAEPVLARLRGLRPLGRFVGLLAAESGRASLWLPVCLGLGIAGYFALPQEPPSWLLLPLGLGLLALVWLVWQRAAPRGLASALGMFGLGLFVAMLRTLTVAAPVLTEELGPGWVSGRVVEVEIVESRPRVLLRDTQIAGLPAEATPARLRLRLLRPQPGLRPGDLVRLRAVLRPPPEPAAPGAFDFARRAYFQRLGAVGYAVTAPRVETGPDEGGGRRQSRLAWAGLRQALAQRITVALDGIPGAVAVALITGDRSAIPEGVLEDMRASGLAHLLAISGLHLGLVAGLVFFAARAGLALIPALALRFPIKKWAAVLAAAAALIYLFLVGATIPTQRAYVMVGLALLAVVLDRQPISLRLLAAAAALILLLSPESLLSASFQMSFAAVTALVAGYEWLSRRRAAGPRDRRLLTRLGLYLGFLLLSSVIANLATAPFAIFHFNRLAVFGLFANLVAIPLTAFWIMPAAVVAMLLLPFGLEAGALAVMGTGIELLLAVAGEIAGWEGAVIPVRAMPLWGLAAAAFGGLWLCLWERRWRLVGLAGPLLGAASIALTSPPDFLVSGDGRLLALRAADGALVFSALKRERYRRDIWLRRSGAEAARAWDRGGGQPEPGLRCDALGCVFEFAPGRHLGLALTGEALEEDCRTVEVLVSLEPLRGLECPEPRLVIDRFDLWRNGTHAVWLNAAAPRVASVRAQRGDRPWVRKPEASSARPAEGQTQR comes from the coding sequence ATGGCGGAGGTGGCAGCGGAACCTGTCCTGGCCCGGCTCCGCGGGCTACGGCCGCTTGGCCGGTTCGTCGGGTTGCTGGCGGCCGAGAGCGGCCGTGCGAGCCTCTGGCTGCCGGTTTGCCTGGGTCTGGGGATCGCGGGCTACTTCGCCTTGCCGCAGGAACCGCCGTCCTGGCTGCTTCTGCCGCTCGGCCTTGGCCTCCTGGCGCTGGTCTGGCTGGTCTGGCAGCGCGCCGCCCCGCGCGGCCTTGCGTCGGCGCTGGGCATGTTCGGCCTCGGCCTCTTCGTCGCGATGCTCCGGACCCTGACCGTCGCCGCGCCGGTGCTGACCGAAGAGCTTGGCCCCGGCTGGGTCTCCGGTCGGGTGGTAGAGGTCGAGATCGTGGAGTCGCGGCCCCGGGTGCTGCTCCGGGACACCCAGATCGCCGGACTGCCGGCAGAGGCGACGCCGGCTCGCCTGCGGCTGCGCCTGCTGCGTCCGCAGCCCGGTCTCCGGCCAGGCGATCTCGTCAGGCTGCGGGCGGTGCTTCGACCGCCACCCGAGCCGGCCGCTCCGGGCGCCTTCGATTTCGCGCGGCGCGCCTATTTCCAGCGCCTCGGGGCCGTGGGCTACGCCGTCACGGCGCCGCGCGTCGAGACCGGCCCAGACGAAGGCGGAGGGCGCCGCCAGTCCCGTCTTGCCTGGGCGGGCCTGAGGCAGGCGCTCGCACAGAGGATCACGGTGGCCCTGGACGGAATCCCCGGCGCGGTCGCGGTCGCCTTGATCACCGGTGACCGAAGCGCGATCCCGGAAGGCGTCCTGGAGGACATGCGGGCCTCGGGCCTGGCGCACCTCCTGGCGATATCCGGACTCCATCTGGGCCTGGTCGCCGGCCTGGTGTTCTTCGCGGCGCGCGCGGGCCTGGCCTTGATCCCGGCTTTGGCCCTTCGGTTTCCGATCAAGAAGTGGGCGGCGGTCCTGGCGGCGGCGGCCGCCCTGATTTACCTCTTCCTGGTCGGCGCCACGATCCCGACCCAGCGTGCCTACGTGATGGTCGGACTGGCGCTGCTGGCCGTCGTGCTCGACCGGCAGCCGATCTCCCTGCGGCTGCTGGCGGCCGCGGCAGCGCTGATCCTGCTGCTGTCGCCGGAAAGCCTGCTGTCGGCCAGCTTCCAGATGTCCTTCGCCGCCGTCACCGCCCTGGTCGCGGGCTACGAGTGGCTGAGCCGGCGCCGGGCCGCCGGGCCGCGCGACCGGCGCCTGCTGACCCGCCTGGGCCTCTATCTGGGCTTCCTCCTGCTGTCCTCGGTCATCGCCAACCTGGCAACGGCCCCCTTCGCGATCTTCCATTTCAACCGCTTGGCAGTCTTTGGCCTCTTCGCCAACCTGGTCGCCATACCCCTGACCGCCTTCTGGATCATGCCGGCCGCGGTGGTCGCCATGCTGCTTCTGCCTTTCGGGCTGGAGGCCGGGGCCCTCGCCGTCATGGGCACCGGCATCGAGCTCCTGCTCGCCGTGGCCGGTGAGATCGCCGGCTGGGAGGGCGCCGTGATCCCGGTCCGGGCGATGCCGCTCTGGGGCCTGGCCGCAGCGGCCTTCGGCGGCCTTTGGCTCTGCCTCTGGGAACGGCGATGGCGGCTCGTCGGGTTGGCCGGGCCCCTGCTGGGCGCGGCCTCGATCGCGCTTACGAGCCCGCCGGACTTCCTGGTCAGCGGCGACGGCAGGCTGCTCGCGCTGCGGGCCGCGGACGGCGCCCTGGTCTTCTCGGCGCTGAAGCGGGAGCGCTACCGGCGCGACATCTGGCTTCGCCGTTCGGGGGCCGAGGCCGCGCGGGCCTGGGACCGGGGCGGCGGGCAGCCGGAACCCGGCCTCCGCTGCGACGCCCTCGGCTGCGTCTTCGAGTTCGCCCCCGGCCGCCACCTTGGCCTGGCTTTGACGGGCGAGGCTCTGGAAGAGGACTGCAGGACCGTCGAGGTCCTGGTCAGCCTGGAGCCGCTACGGGGCCTGGAATGCCCGGAGCCGCGGCTGGTGATTGACCGCTTCGACCTCTGGCGCAACGGCACCCACGCCGTCTGGCTGAACGCGGCTGCGCCGCGGGTCGCGAGCGTCAGGGCGCAACGGGGCGATCGGCCTTGGGTGCGCAAACCCGAGGCGTCGAGCGCCCGGCCCGCCGAGGGCCAGACCCAAAGGTGA